TTACAGAGACTATCAAAAACACAAGAATGAATATATAAATCTGAATGAAGGCATCGTTCACACATTCGATAATGGTTTTGATGCCAATAGTAACCTAAATAAATATAGATTATTAGACTATAAAGTAAACACAGATTTTTTAAGGGAAGATTTACCCATACTTTATGATACACTAAATCCTGTAAATTATTCAGATTCTAAAAAATTTATCACTGACGCCTTTATACCTGATCAAGGTGGTAATGAACTTTTTATTCTCCGAGTACATGATGCTATACGAAACTATAACACAAACTCATTTTCTTACATTTATAAATTAACTCGAGATTTATTAAAAAACCATAAATTTTCAAAAGCAAAGCCCGTTTACAATAACAACCTTATGCTTTATAAAATTGAATTTACGAATAACAAACTCAAAACCGTACCTTGGATTAATATATTAGGAGAACTGTATGTTGAACCCAATAATTTTGCCATCCATAAAATTATTTACAAATGCATGAACAAAGAAGATGACAAAGAGATATATAACATTACAATGGAATATGGTCGAGAACAATCTATCGATTCTTTAATGTATTTAAAATATATTTCATTTAACAACACGTTCAATATTGTTGATAAAACTGATAACACTTATTTCAGAATAATTAATAAATATTTATACCCTACATATTTAAAATTAAGAATGAATAATGAAGTTGATGAGGAATCCGTCAATAATAAAGATTTTTATACCTTTTATTCGGTGACGGGTAAAAAATTGGAGGTTGAAGATATTATTGTTAAGGATAAAACCATAATAGTTAATTTCAAAAATAAAAATTATAAAATAGCAAGAGTTACTGCTAAAATTTCAAACTTTAAAGACATCAATGGAAATTTATTAGGCAGAAAAAAAATCTTAAAATATAAACAGTATAGAGAGTTATTTGTTTTAGACAATAAAGACAGTTTAAAATTTAAAGACAGCTGTTATTTAATAGATAAACCATTAATTGATAACTGTATTTCTAAATATAATGGTGAAAATAAATATTGGATGAATACACCAGAAGGCATTAAAAAAGAATAAATAAATTTGAAATTAACTACTACTTGAAGAATTATTAAATTCCAAATCATACAATTGCAACCCCGAACTGGGAGCAATAGTCGGAAAAAATTTACGATCATTATTTTCCATTAGGGATTGTTCAATAAAGTCTAAATCTAGCTCCCCCTTTCCTAATTTAAATAATACCCCCATCATCAATCTTATTTGATAACGTAAAAACCCACTCCCCTTAACACGTAAACAATAACTCTTTTCAGGAAAAAAATTGGCAGTGTAGATGTCATTTTTAACAATTTCACAACAATCAATAGTTCGTTTAAAAATAGTATGAGCTGAAGGTTGTGTACAATATTTATGAAAAAAGTGCTCGCCTTCAAATAGTTTTGCCCCCTGTATCATCAACTCAATATCCAAATGTTCTTCTAACCCTACTATAAAAGGTGCAGCAAAAGGATGATTTTTTTCCCCAAAAGAAAAGAAATACAAATATTCCTTAACCTTAGGATGTTGAATTATATTAAAATTACTAGTCGTCTTTTCAATAGCTAAACCTTTAAAATCTGGAGGAAAATTAGAATTCAAATCTTTCATAAATGATTTCAATTCTAATTCTTCATCACAAAAAAGCTGAAAAACATAGTTGCTAGCAGACACCTTAGCATCCGTTCTACCCACCCCAAGTGTTTTATAATCCCGATGTTTAAACACAAAAGATAAGGTTTTATCAACCATTTCATGGAGCGTTTTTGCATTGGTTTGTTTTTGCCAACCATGAAAACGAAAGCCTAAGAATTGTAAATTAATCAAATAGGTAAACTGATACTTCATAAATACATGCCATTATTAATAATGCAATATATATAAATCTTTAAACACTATTCCACATTATCTAATATGTAACAAATGTGAGCTGTTTTTAATACATTAATATGTTATTTACACAAAAAAACTATCAATCAACATTTTTTCAGTTAAAATACTACACAATCTTACCGAAAATGATATTTTTTTCTTAAAACTGCATTTTTATCATATTATTAAAATTATAGTTTAAATTTTAATACCCCCTATTTTTTAGACACCAAATTAACTAAATTTTATATTTTTAAAATTATACCCCCTATATTTTTATCAATAATAATTCAAATTACTACTTTTAACAAGTGCACCCCCTTTTTTTATTCAAATTAATTTCTACATTTGACCGCTGTAAGACAAAACATATTATTCAAATTAAAAATCAACTTTATGAAATTAATTACAAAACATGAAAGTAAATCAAAACTTAAAAATTTAAGATTTACAAAAAGTATTTTAACAATAGCAATACTATTAAGTGGCATAAATGCAATTGCCCAAACTGAAGGAGAAGAGAAAAAAAACAAACTTTCTATTTCTGGTTCAGTAGATGCTTACTACCAATCTTATTTATCCACTTCTGATGATTTAGACCAGTCTTTCGGAACCGCTTTTGCAGAACAATCTGGTTTTGCTTTAGGTATGGGTAATTTAATTGTAAGTTACGAAGGAGAGAAAATAGGTGCTGTTCTTGATTTAGTTTCAGGACCACGAGGTGCAGCTGCAACTTTTAATAGTGATATTATAGACGGTATCGTAAATCAAGCATACGTTTATTGGAATGTTTCTGAAGGAACTAAATTAACCATGGGACGTTTTAATACGTTTTTAGGATATGAAGTTATTTCTCCAGCAGCAAACTTTAACTACAGTACTTCTTATTTATTTTCGAACGGTCCTTTTTCACATCTAGGTTTAAAAGCAGACTTTACATTATCTGATGATTTTAGCTTAATGCTTGCAATTATGAATCCTTGGGATACTAATGATGTTTCAACAACTGGTGAATATTCACTTGGTGCTCAAATAGGTTATTCTGGTCAATACTTAAACTTCTACTATGATAGTGGTAATTATGGTGGTTTAGGTTTTGAAGTTGATTACACAGGTGGATTCGATTTATCTGATAGCTTCTTCTTAGGAATTAACGGAGCATACCAAACAAGTGATGATCAAGGTTTCTACGGTGCTGCCTTATACCCACAATTAGCTACATCTGATTCTTTTAGCATTGGTTTAAGAGGAGAGTATTTTGGATATCACTCAAAAGATTTTGATGACTTACCAAGTGTATTCGCTACAACGTTAACAGCTAGCTACACCATTGAAAACTTAATTATTAAGCCAGAAATCAGATTAGATTCTTGGAGCAATGTTGATAATAATGAGCCTTATGTAAATTCTAAAGGAGAAGCTGCAAATAGCTTATCTGCATTTACATTAGCAGCTATTTACAAGTTTGACTAATACTTTAAAAAATTAAGCAAAGCAAGTATAGTTACAGGCTTTGCTTAATCTTTAATACTAACCCTTAAAAACCAAATAATTATGTCAATATTAAATTTACCTCTTTTTATACAAGACACTGCGGAAGTAGTTGAAATGGCCACGAAAGACGACATGGGAATGTTATGGATGGTTATTGCAGCAATTCTTGTATTCTTTATGCAAGCAGGTTTCTTCCTTGTCGAATCTGGAATGACAGATTCTAAAAATGCAGTAAACATTGCAATGAAAAACTTTCTAGATATCGCAGTTGGCTCTTTGGCCTTTTGGTTTATCGGATATTCTTTGATGTACGGTTCAGATGTTTCTGGTGGAGGTTATTTTCATTGGGGAGGCTTTACTTTTTCTCAAGGTGCTGCTGATTTATTCTTTCAAACTGTTTTTGCCGCCACAGCAGCAACTATTGTATCTGGAGCAATTGCGGGTCGAACAAAATACACAACCTATGCTATATTCAGTATCGTTTTAACTGCTTTTATCTATCCAATTGCAGGAGGATGGGAATGGAATGGTGGTTGGTTAAACACAGCTTCATTTATGCCAGCTGAATTTATTGATTTTGCAGGTTCTTCAATCGTTCACTCTGTTGGTGGATGGGCAGCATTAGTTGCGGCTTGGATGGTAGGTCCAAGAATTGGAAAATACATTAATGGCAAACCTGTTGAGCTACCTGGACATAATCAAATGTATGCTACTTTAGGTGTTTTTATCCTTTGGTTAGGATGGTTCGGATTTAATGGTGGTTCTCAATTAGCCTGGGGTGGAGCTGATGCAGTTGCTGCTTCTCAAGTAATTCTTGTAACCAATCTTGCAGCATCTGCTGGGGCAATTGGTGCACTATTATTAACTTGGATTAAAGATGGTAAACCAAACCTAAGTATGACCTTAAACGGTGCACTTGCTGGACTTGTAAGTATTACTGCCGGATGTGGAAACATGGGAGAAGGCGGTGCTGTACTTGCGGGTTTAATTGGGGGTATACTTGTAGTATATTCAATTGGATTCATTGAAAAAACATTAAAAATTGATGATGCAGTTGGTGCTATTTCTGTTCACGGTATTTGTGGAGCTTGGGGAACACTAGTAATAGGATTATGGGGTATAGACGGTGACGCCGGTATCGGATTATTTAATGGTGGTGGAGCTGCTCAACTTGGAGCTCAAGCTATTGGTGTATTTGCATATGCATTCTGGGCAGTTGTATTATCTTTTGTTTTCTTAATCATAATGAAGAAAACTGTTGGCTTACGAGTTACCGAAGAAGAAGAAATCACTGGTCTAGATCTTACAGAACACGGTTCAATTGCTTACCACGGTAAAAGACAAAGAGAAATTGAATAAGAAAAATTTATATTAAAACTCAAGCAAGGGAGACCTTTATCAATTAATAAGAAAATATTTAGATTGAAAAATCTAAATATTTTCTTATTATTGAAACAAACTAAACAATATAAGATTTGATATTATGAAAAAAATAGAAGCTATTATCCGAAAATCTAAATTTATTCAAGTAAAAGAAGCATTACACAACGTTGATGTTAACTTTTTTTCCTACTGGGATGTAACGGGATTAGGTAATGAAAAAGAAGCTCACGTTTACAGAGGTGTTAGCTATAGTACTCAAGACATACAACGTAGATACCTATCAATAGTAGTAAATGATGATTTTGAAGAAATTACCATTAAAGCTTTACTAGAAGCTGCTTCAACCGGTGATGTTGGAGATGGTAAAATTTTTGTTTCTGACATATCAGAAGCATATCGTATAAGAACTGGAGAAAAAGGTGGAGAAACTTTAAAGAAAAAATCAAAATAACAACTAACTATGGAATTACTTACAATTAACAATGTATGGATGATGATCTGTACGGCATTAGTATTTTTTATGCATTTAGGATTTTCACTTTTGGAAATCGGATTAACAAGACAAAAAAACACTCTCAACATATTATTTAAAAATATATTCATAATCACTGTTGGTCTACTACTTTATTGTCTAGTAGGGTTTAACCTAATGTATCCAGGTGAATTTAACGGATTTATTGGTTTTGCAGGATTTGGTTTAGAAGCACCATTAAATGCAGAAGGCACTTTAGACCTAGCTTACAATTCGGGTTATACATATTGGACAGATTTCCTTTTTCAAGGAATGTTTGCTGCTACTGCAGCTACTATAGTTTCTGGTGCAGTTGCTGAAAGAATTAAATTAGGACCATTTATGATTTTCGTAGTCATTTACGTAGGCCTTGTTTACCCAATTACAGGTTCATGGTTTTGGGGTGGTGGATTTCTAAAAACACTAGAAACTCCTTTTTATGACTTTGCCGGTTCAACGCTAGTGCATTCTGTAGGAGGATGGGCTGCTTTGGTAGCTGTTTGGTTATTAGGCTCTAGAATTGGAAAATTTAAAAATGGTAAACCACAAGCTATTCCTGGTCACAACATACCATTAGCAACAGCTGGTGTTTTAATTCTATGGTTAGGATGGTTCGGTTTCAACGGAGGATCTGTTCTATCTGCCGACCCTGCATTAACATCTTTAACTTTAGTAAATACTAGTTTAGCTGCTGCGGCGGGTGGCGTAATTGCGTTCTTAGTTTCTACATTAAAATATAAAAACTACGATTTAACCATGTTTTTAAATGGTATTCTTGGTGGTTTAGTTGGCATAACAGCCGGTGCAGATCAAATGAGCCCTATGGATGCTATCTTAATTGGAGGTATCGCTGGAGCCATTATTGTTTTTGGTGTTGCTTTAGTAGACAAATTAAAATTAGACGATCCTGTTGGAGCAATTGCTGTCCATTTAATATGTGGAATTTGGGGGACATTAGCTGTTGGCCTTTTTGGAGAATTAGCCAGTGGAGCACAATTCGTCAGCCAATTAATTGGTGTGGCGTCTTATGCCGTATTTTGTATAATAACATCGTTTATAATATTATTTACATTAAAGAAAACGGTCGGAATTCGAGTTTCCGAGCGAGAAGAACTTGAAGGTTTAGACGTTCATGAACACGGTATGGATGCATATCCTGATTTTAGAATGAACGAACATTAAAAGTTTAAGTTAGTCCTAATTTCTAAATTTTACACGGTTAAACACTGGTTTAGCCGTGTATTTTCTGTTGCTATATTGTCAATATGATAATTTAATTACTATTAAATTTAGAGTCCTTAATTTATATTGGTTAAATATTCTTATTACCACATTATTTACAACATACTATTGCATATCCTAAATTATTTCTATCAATTTGCTTAATTTTGTAGACCTAATTATAATTTATGAAGCAACAAGGACTATACTTACCCGAATTTGAACATGAAAATTGCGGTGCAGGTTTTATTTGTAATCTCAAAGGTGAGAAAACGAATCAAATTATACACGACGCCTTAGAAATTCTTGTAAAATTAAAACATAGAGGAGGTGTAAGTTCTGATGGAAAAACCGGAGATGGTGCAGGTCTATTAATTGATATCCCTCATGAATATTTTCAACGTGTTTGTGATTTTCAACTTCCAGAAGCCAGAGCATATGCTGTGGGAATGGTCTTTCTACCTAAAGTAAATAATCAATACCAGTTTTGTAAAGACACTTTTGAAAAAGAGATAAAAGCACAAGGGCTTTCTTTATTAGGATGGAGAGTAGTCCCTGTAGACTCTTCCCATTTAGGAGAAATAGCGTTAGCGTCAGAACCTAATATTGAGCAAATTTTTATTGGTAAAGATGAAAACATTGACGAGGCCACTTTTAAAGCTAAGTTATATGCAGCTCGTAAAATTACGGAACATAGCATTAGAAAATCAAAAATATCTGAAGGTGGGTATTTTTACCTACCTAGTTTATCTAATACTACATTAATATACAAGGGTATAATTATGCCTGAAGATATTGGGCCATATTATACTGATTTACAAGAAATAGATTTAGTGACACGTTTGGCATTAGTGCATCAACGTTTCTCTACAAACACAATGCCTACTTGGGAGTTAGCTCAACCATTCCGATTTATGTGTCAAAATGGTGAAATTAATACTTTACGTGGTAATGTAAGTAGAATGCGAGTACGTGAAGAAATCATGAAAAGTGATGTTTTTGGTCCACAAATAGAAAAATTATTCCCAATTATCCTTCCAGGAAAATCCGATTCTGCTTCTATGGACATGGTCGTAGAACTATTAACTCATACAGGACGTTCTTTGCCTGAAATTATGATGATGATGATTCCTGAAGCTTGGGAAAAACACCAAACAATGTCTGATGAACGTAAAGCTTTTTACGAATACAACGGATGTATAATGGAACCTTGGGATGGTCCTGCATCAGTGCCTTTTACTGATGGCGATTATATTGGTGCCCTATTAGATAGAAATGGATTAAGACCATCTAGATATACAGTTACCAAAAGTGGAAAACTAATCATGTCTTCTGAGATTGGAGTTGTAGATATTGACCCTTCTGATGTTGAAAGTCATGGTCGTTTAGAACCGGGTAAAATGTTTTTAGTAGACATGAATAACGGTCGTATAATTAATGATAAGGAAATAAAAAGTAAAATTGTTTCAGAAAGGCCTTATAGAGAATGGTTAGATAAAAAAAGACTTCATTTAAAAGATGTTCCGTATACAAACGAAACGTGCCCAATTGAAACTTTAGATATCAAAACAAGACAACGCTTATTTAACTATACCTTTGAAGATATTCAAGAAGTAATTACACCGATGGCCATTGTGGGTAAAGAAGCGTTAGGATCAATGGGTATTGATACGCCTTTGGCTGTTTTATCAGATAGACCTCAATTAATATCAAATTATTTTAAGCAGTTATTTGCTCAGGTAACGAACCCTCCTTTAGACGGTATTCGTGAAGAAATTGTAACAGACATTAGCCTTAACTTAGGTAAAGACCGAAATATTTTTAGTATTACAGAAAGACAATGTAGAAAATTAAGAATTCAAAATCCAGTAATTTCAAATGCTGATTTAGAGAAAATTCGATCAATTTCTATTGAAAGCTTTAAGGCGGAAACCATAGAAATTTTATATCCAAAAGCACAAGGTCTAAACGGACTTGAAGATGCCTTAGAAAATATAATTGTTCAAATTGAAAAAGCAATAGAAAGAAAAACAAATATAATTATTCTATCGGACAGAGGTGTAAGCCAAGAGTTTGCTCCAATTCCTGCATTATTAGCTTGTTCTTATGTAAATCATCAACTGAATCGTTTGAGAAAACGTTCTTATTTTGATATTATTATTGAATCTGCTGAACCACGTGAGCCACATCAATTTGCTACTTTGTTTGGTTATGGTGCTAGTGCCATAAATCCGTACATGGTAAACGAGATTATCAGAATACAGGTGAAAGAAGGCTTTATTAAGGGCATGGATGAGCAAAAAGCAGTTGATAACTTTAATAAAGCTATAGGAAAGGGTATTTTAAAAATCATGAACAAAATTGGAATCTCAACGTTACATTCGTATCGAGGTTCTCAAATTTTTGAAATTGTTGGTTTTAACTCTCAATTTGTAGAAAAATACTTCCCATACACAACTTCAAGAATAGAAGGTATTGGTTTATATGAAATTGAAAAAGAAATAAATCAACGCTATAAAAATGCCTATCCAGATAATAAAATTAACAGAAAACTAGGGCTTAATATTGGTGGTGAGTATAGATGGAGACGTAAAGGTGAAAAGCATTTATTTAATCCAACTACTGTTGCTAAATTACAACAAGCCGTTAGATTAAGTGATCAAGATAGTTATGATGTCTATGCAAATGCTATTAATGAGCAATCAGAAAGCTTAATGACCATTCGTGGTTTATTTGAGTTTGATAATTTAGACCCAATTCCAATTGAAGAAGTTGAACCTTGGACGGAAATAGTAAAACGATTTAAAACTGGGGCAATGTCTTATGGGTCTATTTCAAGAGAAGCTCATGAAAATTTAGCCATTGCCATGAATCGTATTGGAGGTAAGTCTAATTCTGGTGAAGGTGGTGAAGATAGAAAACGATTTCAAAAAGATAGTAATGGGGATAGTCGTAACTCGGCCATAAAACAAGTAGCATCTGGTCGATTTGGTGTTACATCTCACTATTTGTCAAATGCCAAAGAAATTCAAATCAAAATGGCTCAAGGTGCAAAACCTGGAGAAGGTGGTCAATTACCGGGAGAAAAAGTGTATCCGTGGATTGCCGCTGTACGTAATTCAACGCCATTTGTTGGATTAATCTCTCCTCCTCCGCATCATGACATATACTCTATTGAAGATTTAGCACAGTTAATTTTCGATTTAAAAAATGCCAATCGTGACGCTCGAATTAATGTAAAATTAGTTTCGGAAGTTGGTGTAGGTACAATTGCTGCAGGTGTAGCAAAAGCAAAAGCTGATGTTG
The nucleotide sequence above comes from Aureibaculum algae. Encoded proteins:
- a CDS encoding ammonium transporter, yielding MELLTINNVWMMICTALVFFMHLGFSLLEIGLTRQKNTLNILFKNIFIITVGLLLYCLVGFNLMYPGEFNGFIGFAGFGLEAPLNAEGTLDLAYNSGYTYWTDFLFQGMFAATAATIVSGAVAERIKLGPFMIFVVIYVGLVYPITGSWFWGGGFLKTLETPFYDFAGSTLVHSVGGWAALVAVWLLGSRIGKFKNGKPQAIPGHNIPLATAGVLILWLGWFGFNGGSVLSADPALTSLTLVNTSLAAAAGGVIAFLVSTLKYKNYDLTMFLNGILGGLVGITAGADQMSPMDAILIGGIAGAIIVFGVALVDKLKLDDPVGAIAVHLICGIWGTLAVGLFGELASGAQFVSQLIGVASYAVFCIITSFIILFTLKKTVGIRVSEREELEGLDVHEHGMDAYPDFRMNEH
- a CDS encoding carboxypeptidase-like regulatory domain-containing protein, whose protein sequence is MNTNIQKSLFSFLFCFISFSFFGQSSDFINGKVFDAKTKEPLPFATVLLANNNLGLAANEEGDFRISIRPNFLSDTISISFIGYNRQLIAFSKFKINDVNNIYLQPAIFTLGEVKLTPLKDKIRSKKVIKEVIKNISKNYPTDPFTYVSYYRDYQKHKNEYINLNEGIVHTFDNGFDANSNLNKYRLLDYKVNTDFLREDLPILYDTLNPVNYSDSKKFITDAFIPDQGGNELFILRVHDAIRNYNTNSFSYIYKLTRDLLKNHKFSKAKPVYNNNLMLYKIEFTNNKLKTVPWINILGELYVEPNNFAIHKIIYKCMNKEDDKEIYNITMEYGREQSIDSLMYLKYISFNNTFNIVDKTDNTYFRIINKYLYPTYLKLRMNNEVDEESVNNKDFYTFYSVTGKKLEVEDIIVKDKTIIVNFKNKNYKIARVTAKISNFKDINGNLLGRKKILKYKQYRELFVLDNKDSLKFKDSCYLIDKPLIDNCISKYNGENKYWMNTPEGIKKE
- a CDS encoding outer membrane beta-barrel protein, translated to MKLITKHESKSKLKNLRFTKSILTIAILLSGINAIAQTEGEEKKNKLSISGSVDAYYQSYLSTSDDLDQSFGTAFAEQSGFALGMGNLIVSYEGEKIGAVLDLVSGPRGAAATFNSDIIDGIVNQAYVYWNVSEGTKLTMGRFNTFLGYEVISPAANFNYSTSYLFSNGPFSHLGLKADFTLSDDFSLMLAIMNPWDTNDVSTTGEYSLGAQIGYSGQYLNFYYDSGNYGGLGFEVDYTGGFDLSDSFFLGINGAYQTSDDQGFYGAALYPQLATSDSFSIGLRGEYFGYHSKDFDDLPSVFATTLTASYTIENLIIKPEIRLDSWSNVDNNEPYVNSKGEAANSLSAFTLAAIYKFD
- a CDS encoding P-II family nitrogen regulator, which codes for MKKIEAIIRKSKFIQVKEALHNVDVNFFSYWDVTGLGNEKEAHVYRGVSYSTQDIQRRYLSIVVNDDFEEITIKALLEAASTGDVGDGKIFVSDISEAYRIRTGEKGGETLKKKSK
- a CDS encoding ammonium transporter; its protein translation is MSILNLPLFIQDTAEVVEMATKDDMGMLWMVIAAILVFFMQAGFFLVESGMTDSKNAVNIAMKNFLDIAVGSLAFWFIGYSLMYGSDVSGGGYFHWGGFTFSQGAADLFFQTVFAATAATIVSGAIAGRTKYTTYAIFSIVLTAFIYPIAGGWEWNGGWLNTASFMPAEFIDFAGSSIVHSVGGWAALVAAWMVGPRIGKYINGKPVELPGHNQMYATLGVFILWLGWFGFNGGSQLAWGGADAVAASQVILVTNLAASAGAIGALLLTWIKDGKPNLSMTLNGALAGLVSITAGCGNMGEGGAVLAGLIGGILVVYSIGFIEKTLKIDDAVGAISVHGICGAWGTLVIGLWGIDGDAGIGLFNGGGAAQLGAQAIGVFAYAFWAVVLSFVFLIIMKKTVGLRVTEEEEITGLDLTEHGSIAYHGKRQREIE
- the gltB gene encoding glutamate synthase large subunit, translating into MKQQGLYLPEFEHENCGAGFICNLKGEKTNQIIHDALEILVKLKHRGGVSSDGKTGDGAGLLIDIPHEYFQRVCDFQLPEARAYAVGMVFLPKVNNQYQFCKDTFEKEIKAQGLSLLGWRVVPVDSSHLGEIALASEPNIEQIFIGKDENIDEATFKAKLYAARKITEHSIRKSKISEGGYFYLPSLSNTTLIYKGIIMPEDIGPYYTDLQEIDLVTRLALVHQRFSTNTMPTWELAQPFRFMCQNGEINTLRGNVSRMRVREEIMKSDVFGPQIEKLFPIILPGKSDSASMDMVVELLTHTGRSLPEIMMMMIPEAWEKHQTMSDERKAFYEYNGCIMEPWDGPASVPFTDGDYIGALLDRNGLRPSRYTVTKSGKLIMSSEIGVVDIDPSDVESHGRLEPGKMFLVDMNNGRIINDKEIKSKIVSERPYREWLDKKRLHLKDVPYTNETCPIETLDIKTRQRLFNYTFEDIQEVITPMAIVGKEALGSMGIDTPLAVLSDRPQLISNYFKQLFAQVTNPPLDGIREEIVTDISLNLGKDRNIFSITERQCRKLRIQNPVISNADLEKIRSISIESFKAETIEILYPKAQGLNGLEDALENIIVQIEKAIERKTNIIILSDRGVSQEFAPIPALLACSYVNHQLNRLRKRSYFDIIIESAEPREPHQFATLFGYGASAINPYMVNEIIRIQVKEGFIKGMDEQKAVDNFNKAIGKGILKIMNKIGISTLHSYRGSQIFEIVGFNSQFVEKYFPYTTSRIEGIGLYEIEKEINQRYKNAYPDNKINRKLGLNIGGEYRWRRKGEKHLFNPTTVAKLQQAVRLSDQDSYDVYANAINEQSESLMTIRGLFEFDNLDPIPIEEVEPWTEIVKRFKTGAMSYGSISREAHENLAIAMNRIGGKSNSGEGGEDRKRFQKDSNGDSRNSAIKQVASGRFGVTSHYLSNAKEIQIKMAQGAKPGEGGQLPGEKVYPWIAAVRNSTPFVGLISPPPHHDIYSIEDLAQLIFDLKNANRDARINVKLVSEVGVGTIAAGVAKAKADVVLISGYDGGTGASPLTSLKHAGLPWELGLAEAQQTLVLNKLRSRIVVECDGQLKTGRDVAIAALLGAEEFGFATAPLVASGCIMMRKCHLNTCPVGIATQDKELRKNFKGTPEHVINFFFYIAEELRGIMAQLGFRTLEEMVGQTHKINANKAIHHYKAKGLDLSSILHRPSSYRKLIVKNTEQQDHNLDNVLDFTILKDSHRALYRKVKMTLEYPIKNVNRTVGAIVSNEISKIYGHLGLPEDTLNINFTGSAGQSFGAFGAHGLTFTLEGNTNDYLGKGLSGAKLIIKKPATADFLAEENIIVGNVCLFGAVQGEAYINGIAGERFAVRNSGATAVVEGVGDHCCEYMTGGKVVVLGKTGRNFAAGMSGGVAYVYDPGKKFVNGLCNQETIEFEEISAEDALDLQDLIKKHVLYTNSKKGQRLLSDWATSLSNFVRVMPTEYKRALIRLETEEQLVEELTIA
- a CDS encoding tRNA pseudouridine synthase A; translation: MKYQFTYLINLQFLGFRFHGWQKQTNAKTLHEMVDKTLSFVFKHRDYKTLGVGRTDAKVSASNYVFQLFCDEELELKSFMKDLNSNFPPDFKGLAIEKTTSNFNIIQHPKVKEYLYFFSFGEKNHPFAAPFIVGLEEHLDIELMIQGAKLFEGEHFFHKYCTQPSAHTIFKRTIDCCEIVKNDIYTANFFPEKSYCLRVKGSGFLRYQIRLMMGVLFKLGKGELDLDFIEQSLMENNDRKFFPTIAPSSGLQLYDLEFNNSSSSS